In the Bacillus sp. FJAT-42376 genome, AAGATTCGAATGGGTATTGAAGAAGTTAATCCCTTTTCTAAATGAGCCGAAAACACTAACCGATAATAAAGGCGTAACCATACCTAAAAGCATTCACATATGTTAACCTTTAGTAGACGGGCATTAATTAACTGAATCCAGAAAAGGCAGGTGAGGAAGAATGAATGTTCAAGTGGAGGAGTTAAGCAAGCTTCTGCTGAATGGAAAAGTGATGAAAGCCTGGACCTATTTAAATTCTGCAACAGAAAGTAAAGACAGCATGGAGTTTTACGATGCTTTGAAATATACCATGTACCATATCGGTGAGCTTTGGGAAGAGAATGTGATTACTGTAGCAGATGAACACGTCGCGTCCTATGTGTGCAAGAATCTGCTTTCGTACAAGTATTATCACACGGCAAAAAAACTGCCTGCAATTACCCCTCTTAAAAAGAAAAAAGCGATGTTTTTCTGTGTAGAGGGCGAAGAACACGATTTGGGTGTTCATATGGTCTCGAACTATTTTCAGGAAAACGGCTGGGAAACGCAATGCCTGGGTGCCAATCTGCCCCTTGATTATGCGCTTGACTTTGCTCTTAAGTACAAACCGGAGGTCATTGGGCTGTCTGTTAACATAGCCTATCATCTGCCCACGGTAAATAAATATATTCTGGCACTGGAAGAACTGCCGTTCGGACCTACGATCATGGTAGGAGGAAAGCTGGCTTCGAGTCACGATCTTGAGTTTCATTGTCCTCCCAATACGATGATTATCCGCAATATAACCGAGATTAAGGATTTAATTAAATATATAGGGACTGTTCAACATGGAAATGCAATTAATGTCTAGCAAATATGAAAAAATCCCCTTTTCTTACTTTATGGTGGACCGAAAGCTTAACAT is a window encoding:
- a CDS encoding cobalamin-dependent protein (Presence of a B(12) (cobalamin)-binding domain implies dependence on cobalamin itself, in one of its several forms, or in some unusual lineages, dependence on a cobalamin-like analog.), with protein sequence MNVQVEELSKLLLNGKVMKAWTYLNSATESKDSMEFYDALKYTMYHIGELWEENVITVADEHVASYVCKNLLSYKYYHTAKKLPAITPLKKKKAMFFCVEGEEHDLGVHMVSNYFQENGWETQCLGANLPLDYALDFALKYKPEVIGLSVNIAYHLPTVNKYILALEELPFGPTIMVGGKLASSHDLEFHCPPNTMIIRNITEIKDLIKYIGTVQHGNAINV